A window of Pseudodesulfovibrio hydrargyri contains these coding sequences:
- a CDS encoding protein kinase domain-containing protein, translating into MRIGRYEIRGLLGRGGMGAVYKAAMPVTGRIVALKVLRPAEIMDDLLGRDALREMFFKEASAMASISHPNVAAVLDAGGGGDCADCPAVPPHFTMEYFCGNLGVLMGETYEVERKSRLLGVETSLSIARGMIGGLDRLHYEGIIHRDVKPFNVMLAEDQGGPGTVKLIDFGLSKLRGERTAHHKGMVVGSPYYAAPEQEADPESADERSDLYSVGVTLYRMLTGCLPDGTPGGKGVAPIREVHADLDRGWDDFFATALARDPAARFPDGPAMLAALDELEARWRKRRDAACAAPDLLAEPEPLKTCPPPRSKPLKAGLKQGRAAFGLDELWRPECYAHGEFVDQGDGTVVERTRGLVWERHGSRYPLTWERANSHVARLNKNGYAGRADWRLPTVAELTTLFTGRTEPGEFCFESAFDPQKARLWSADRKAFTAAWYVDAELGFVWWQDLTCRFFARAVAG; encoded by the coding sequence GGGCGCATCGTGGCCCTCAAGGTCCTCAGGCCCGCCGAGATCATGGACGACCTGCTCGGCCGGGACGCCCTTCGCGAGATGTTCTTCAAGGAGGCCTCGGCCATGGCCTCGATCAGCCACCCCAACGTGGCCGCCGTGCTCGACGCGGGCGGCGGGGGCGACTGTGCGGACTGCCCCGCCGTGCCCCCGCATTTCACCATGGAATATTTCTGCGGCAACCTCGGGGTGCTCATGGGCGAGACCTACGAGGTGGAGCGCAAATCCCGGCTCCTCGGGGTGGAGACCTCCCTGTCCATCGCGCGCGGCATGATCGGCGGCCTGGACCGCCTGCACTACGAGGGCATCATCCATCGTGACGTCAAGCCGTTCAACGTCATGCTCGCCGAGGACCAGGGCGGGCCGGGCACGGTCAAGCTCATCGACTTCGGCCTGTCCAAGCTGCGCGGCGAGCGCACCGCCCACCACAAGGGCATGGTCGTGGGCTCGCCGTACTACGCCGCGCCCGAGCAGGAGGCGGACCCGGAGTCGGCCGACGAGCGCTCGGACCTCTATTCCGTGGGCGTGACCCTGTACCGCATGCTTACCGGTTGCTTGCCGGACGGGACGCCGGGCGGCAAGGGCGTGGCTCCCATCCGCGAGGTCCACGCCGACCTGGATCGAGGTTGGGACGACTTTTTTGCCACGGCCCTGGCCCGCGACCCGGCGGCCCGGTTCCCGGACGGCCCGGCCATGCTTGCGGCCCTGGACGAGCTTGAAGCCCGCTGGCGCAAGCGGCGTGACGCCGCCTGCGCGGCCCCGGACCTCCTGGCCGAGCCCGAACCCCTGAAAACCTGCCCGCCTCCCCGGTCCAAGCCGCTCAAAGCCGGGCTCAAGCAGGGGCGCGCGGCCTTCGGCCTGGATGAGTTGTGGCGGCCCGAGTGCTATGCCCACGGCGAGTTCGTGGACCAGGGTGACGGCACGGTCGTTGAGCGGACCCGGGGGTTGGTCTGGGAGCGTCACGGCTCCCGCTATCCGCTGACCTGGGAGCGCGCGAACAGTCACGTCGCCCGCCTGAACAAAAACGGGTACGCAGGCCGCGCCGACTGGCGGCTGCCCACCGTGGCCGAGTTGACCACGCTCTTCACCGGCCGCACCGAGCCCGGCGAATTCTGCTTCGAATCCGCCTTTGACCCGCAAAAGGCCCGCCTCTGGTCCGCCGACCGCAAGGCCTTTACCGCCGCCTGGTACGTGGACGCCGAGCTCGGCTTCGTCTGGTGGCAGGACCTGACCTGTCGCTTCTTCGCCCGCGCCGTGGCCGGGTAG
- a CDS encoding RHS repeat-associated core domain-containing protein: protein MRDYLPATAGANYRDYQYTPDNRLMRAGGGQYSHDERGFRSIWSDKGVYTLYEYSPDYRLLKAEEEDRDKVFTFAHDEDDQRVAKYRNGELVEAYQWLDFVRLAAFYDGQHQYEFAYRDGERTPFAMRRDDGEVAGLFYDQVGPLRVVADVDDNVIKEVLYDPFGGIIEDTNPDLRLPVGFAGGLHDRDLGFVRFGWRDHDVRTGRWTAPDPIGDKGGDPDWYGYCLDDPVNGVDPLGLEARKGAGRRIATSSAVGVGLGAWRGSTFGLPGTIAGAIMGGTSGLLRGTINEYPPLREFIDETKKKTIHELTDGSAERMMRTRWKDFDPKEYTQTDK, encoded by the coding sequence GTGCGGGATTATCTGCCCGCCACGGCCGGGGCGAATTATCGCGACTACCAATACACCCCGGACAACCGGCTGATGCGCGCGGGGGGCGGGCAGTATTCGCACGATGAGCGCGGGTTCCGGTCCATCTGGTCGGACAAGGGCGTGTACACCTTGTACGAATACAGCCCGGACTACCGGCTGCTCAAGGCCGAGGAAGAGGACCGGGACAAGGTCTTCACCTTTGCCCACGACGAGGACGATCAGCGGGTGGCCAAGTACAGGAACGGCGAACTCGTGGAGGCCTACCAGTGGCTCGACTTCGTGCGCCTGGCCGCGTTCTATGACGGACAACACCAATACGAGTTCGCCTACCGCGACGGCGAGCGCACGCCCTTTGCCATGCGCCGCGACGACGGTGAGGTGGCCGGGCTGTTCTACGACCAGGTCGGTCCCCTGCGCGTTGTTGCCGACGTGGACGACAACGTGATAAAGGAAGTGCTGTACGACCCGTTCGGCGGCATCATCGAGGACACCAACCCGGACCTGCGCCTGCCCGTCGGCTTCGCGGGCGGCCTGCACGACCGGGACCTGGGCTTTGTCCGCTTCGGCTGGCGGGACCACGACGTCAGGACAGGCCGATGGACCGCCCCGGACCCCATCGGGGACAAGGGAGGCGACCCGGATTGGTACGGGTATTGTTTGGATGATCCGGTGAATGGGGTTGATCCGCTGGGGTTGGAAGCAAGAAAAGGTGCTGGACGCAGGATAGCTACGAGCAGTGCGGTCGGTGTTGGCTTGGGTGCTTGGCGGGGTAGTACCTTTGGTTTGCCGGGAACGATTGCAGGAGCGATTATGGGGGGAACCTCCGGCTTATTACGGGGAACAATAAATGAATATCCACCGTTACGAGAATTCATAGATGAAACAAAAAAGAAAACGATTCATGAACTTACGGATGGGAGTGCTGAACGGATGATGAGAACGAGGTGGAAAGACTTCGATCCCAAGGAATACACGCAAACCGACAAATAG